A portion of the Streptomyces coeruleoprunus genome contains these proteins:
- a CDS encoding HelD family protein produces the protein MAAQETGGVVDTIRDREIGGEQDHLDRVYRRLEEKIHEAEFLMQDAARRGQVGTPGALAERDAQVFRAGVHLNRLNSEFEDFLFGRIDLLRGKDGKKGPDGAYTSVEPADDAVRPDNTAEIAETLHIGRIGVLDADYAPLVIDWRAPAAAPFYRSTPVDPGRVVRRRVIRSKGRKVLGVEDDLMRPELTATLGGAELPVVGDGALMAALGQARSHAMRDIVSSIQAEQDLVIRAPAASVTYVEGGPGTGKTAVALHRAAYLLYQDRRRYAGGILIVSPTPLLVAYTEGVLPSLGEEGQVAIRAVGSLVDGVEATAYDEPAVARVKGSSRMVKVLRKAARGALELGDAPDRLRVVAFGRRVELEAQELQRIRHNVLGGTAPVNLLRPRARRLLLDALYAKTGAGTRHTDPELAAELRSSFDEDVSSEDSFTDFLNAWWPELTPRRVLFAMADDKLLARWSRRVLNPGEVRRLARSLRRDTYSVHDVALLDELQTVLGAPARPRRKREVDPLDQLTGLEELMPVREESQRERAERLAQERTEYAHVIVDEAQDLTPMQWRMVGRRGRHATWTVVGDPAQSSWSVPDEAAEARDEALGTRPRRRFTLTVNYRNPAEIAELAAKVLALAMPGAESPRAVRSTGVVPRFVALGDRDLAETVRDEARRLLDRVEGTVGVVVAMNRREQAARWLEDLGDRVVALGSLEAKGLEYDATVVVSPAEIADESPAGLRVLYVALTRATQQLTVVSGRRDEPDADGVPDLLRD, from the coding sequence GTGGCCGCGCAGGAAACCGGTGGTGTGGTCGACACGATCCGGGACCGTGAGATCGGTGGGGAACAGGATCACCTGGACCGGGTGTACCGCCGCCTCGAGGAGAAGATCCACGAGGCGGAGTTCCTCATGCAGGACGCCGCCCGGCGCGGCCAGGTCGGCACGCCCGGCGCGCTCGCCGAACGGGACGCCCAGGTGTTCCGGGCGGGCGTCCACCTGAACCGGCTGAACAGCGAGTTCGAGGACTTCCTCTTCGGGCGGATCGATCTCCTGCGCGGCAAGGACGGCAAGAAGGGCCCCGACGGGGCCTACACCTCCGTGGAGCCCGCCGACGACGCCGTACGCCCGGACAACACCGCAGAGATCGCCGAGACCCTCCACATCGGCCGGATCGGCGTCCTCGACGCCGACTACGCCCCGCTCGTGATCGACTGGCGCGCACCCGCCGCCGCGCCCTTCTACCGGTCGACCCCCGTCGACCCGGGCCGCGTCGTCCGGCGTCGCGTCATCCGCTCCAAGGGCCGCAAGGTCCTCGGCGTCGAGGACGACCTGATGCGCCCCGAGCTGACCGCCACCCTCGGCGGCGCCGAGCTGCCCGTGGTCGGCGACGGCGCCCTCATGGCCGCGCTCGGCCAGGCCCGCAGCCACGCCATGCGGGACATCGTGTCCTCCATCCAGGCCGAGCAGGACCTCGTCATCCGCGCCCCCGCCGCCTCCGTGACGTACGTGGAGGGCGGGCCCGGCACGGGCAAGACCGCCGTGGCGCTGCACCGCGCCGCGTACCTGCTCTACCAGGACCGGCGGCGGTACGCCGGCGGCATCCTGATCGTCTCGCCGACCCCGCTCCTCGTCGCGTACACCGAGGGCGTCCTGCCGTCACTCGGCGAGGAGGGCCAGGTCGCCATCCGGGCCGTCGGCAGCCTCGTCGACGGCGTGGAGGCCACCGCGTACGACGAGCCGGCGGTCGCCCGCGTCAAGGGCTCCTCCCGGATGGTCAAGGTCCTCCGCAAGGCCGCCCGCGGCGCCCTGGAGCTGGGCGACGCCCCGGACCGGCTCCGCGTGGTCGCCTTCGGCCGCCGCGTCGAGCTGGAGGCGCAGGAGCTGCAGCGCATCCGCCACAACGTCCTCGGCGGCACCGCGCCCGTGAACCTGCTGCGCCCGCGCGCCCGCCGGCTCCTCCTCGACGCGCTGTACGCGAAGACGGGCGCGGGCACCCGGCACACCGACCCCGAGCTGGCCGCCGAGCTGCGGTCCTCCTTCGACGAGGACGTCAGCTCCGAGGACTCCTTCACCGACTTCCTGAACGCCTGGTGGCCCGAGCTGACCCCGCGCCGGGTGCTCTTCGCCATGGCCGACGACAAGCTCCTGGCCCGCTGGTCGCGCCGGGTGCTCAACCCCGGCGAGGTGCGGCGCCTGGCCCGCTCGCTGCGCCGCGACACGTACTCGGTGCACGACGTGGCGCTGCTGGACGAGCTGCAGACGGTCCTCGGCGCGCCCGCCCGGCCCCGCAGGAAGCGCGAGGTGGACCCGCTGGACCAGCTCACCGGCCTGGAGGAGCTGATGCCCGTACGGGAGGAGTCGCAGCGGGAGCGGGCCGAGCGGCTGGCCCAGGAGCGCACCGAGTACGCCCACGTCATCGTCGACGAGGCGCAGGACCTCACGCCCATGCAGTGGCGGATGGTCGGCCGCCGCGGCCGGCACGCCACCTGGACGGTCGTCGGCGACCCCGCCCAGTCGTCCTGGTCGGTGCCGGACGAGGCCGCCGAGGCCCGCGACGAGGCGCTGGGCACCCGGCCGCGCCGCCGCTTCACCCTGACGGTGAACTACCGGAACCCGGCCGAGATCGCCGAGCTGGCCGCCAAGGTGCTGGCGCTGGCCATGCCGGGCGCCGAGTCGCCGCGCGCGGTCCGCTCGACGGGCGTGGTGCCGCGTTTCGTGGCGCTGGGCGACCGGGACCTCGCCGAGACCGTGCGGGACGAGGCACGGCGGCTCCTGGACCGCGTGGAGGGCACCGTCGGCGTCGTCGTGGCCATGAACCGGCGGGAGCAGGCGGCGCGCTGGCTGGAGGACCTGGGGGACCGGGTCGTGGCGCTGGGCAGCCTGGAGGCCAAGGGCCTGGAGTACGACGCGACGGTCGTCGTCTCGCCCGCCGAGATCGCCGACGAGTCGCCGGCCGGACTGCGCGTGCTGTACGTGGCGCTCACCCGGGCGACGCAGCAGCTGACGGTGGTGTCGGGGCGGCGCGACGAGCCGGACGCGGACGGCGTTCCGGATCTGCTGCGGGACTGA
- a CDS encoding uroporphyrinogen-III synthase translates to MHEQEHGPLAGFTVGVTAARRADELGALLQRRGAAVVHAPALRIVPLADDAELLDATKDLVAHAPDIVVATTAIGFRGWLEAADGWGHGEDLLDCLRGVQVLARGPKVKGAVRAAGLTEEWSPAMDSMAEVLDRLLAQGVAGRRIALQLHGEPLPGFVEALRDAGADVVVVPVYRWMPPEDLAPLDRLLDAAVGRSLDAVTFTSAPAAASLLARAEERGLLGALLDALRHDVLPACVGPVTAVPLQAHAIDTVQPGRFRLGPLVQLLCQELPARARSLPVAGRRIEIRGHAVLVDGELRPVPPAGMSLLHSLARRPGWVVSRADLLRALPGAGRDEHAVETAMARLRSALGAPKLIQTVVKRGYRLALDPAADAKYAEA, encoded by the coding sequence ATGCACGAGCAAGAGCACGGCCCCCTCGCGGGCTTCACCGTCGGCGTCACCGCGGCCCGCCGCGCGGACGAGCTGGGCGCGCTCCTCCAGCGGCGCGGAGCGGCGGTCGTGCACGCCCCGGCGCTGCGGATCGTGCCGCTCGCCGACGACGCCGAACTCCTCGACGCCACCAAGGACCTCGTCGCCCACGCCCCCGACATCGTCGTCGCCACCACCGCGATCGGCTTCCGCGGCTGGCTGGAGGCCGCCGACGGCTGGGGCCACGGGGAGGACCTGCTGGACTGCCTGCGCGGCGTCCAGGTCCTCGCCCGCGGCCCCAAGGTCAAGGGCGCCGTACGGGCCGCCGGGCTCACCGAGGAGTGGTCCCCGGCCATGGACTCCATGGCCGAGGTGCTCGACCGGCTCCTCGCCCAGGGCGTCGCCGGCCGGCGCATCGCCCTCCAGCTCCACGGCGAGCCGCTCCCCGGCTTCGTGGAGGCGCTGCGCGACGCCGGGGCCGACGTGGTGGTCGTCCCCGTCTACCGGTGGATGCCACCCGAGGACCTGGCGCCCCTGGACCGGCTCCTCGACGCCGCCGTCGGCCGCTCCCTGGACGCGGTGACGTTCACCAGCGCCCCCGCGGCCGCCTCGCTCCTGGCCCGCGCCGAGGAGCGCGGACTGCTCGGCGCGCTCCTCGACGCCCTGCGCCACGACGTCCTGCCCGCCTGCGTCGGGCCGGTCACCGCCGTACCGCTCCAGGCGCACGCCATCGACACCGTCCAGCCCGGCCGCTTCCGGCTGGGCCCCCTGGTCCAGCTCCTGTGCCAGGAACTCCCCGCCCGCGCCCGGTCCCTGCCCGTCGCGGGCCGCCGCATCGAGATCCGCGGCCACGCCGTCCTCGTCGACGGCGAGCTGCGCCCCGTCCCGCCGGCCGGCATGTCCCTCCTCCACTCCCTGGCCCGCCGCCCCGGCTGGGTGGTCTCCCGCGCCGACCTGCTGCGCGCCCTGCCCGGTGCCGGCCGCGACGAGCACGCCGTGGAGACCGCCATGGCCCGCCTCCGCTCGGCCCTGGGCGCCCCCAAGCTGATCCAGACGGTGGTCAAGCGCGGCTACCGGCTCGCCCTGGACCCGGCGGCGGACGCCAAGTACGCCGAGGCGTAG
- a CDS encoding CGNR zinc finger domain-containing protein, whose translation MGGERWFDSGRHCLDLMAEPPVGPERLARWLVACGLVPPGTRLTGVDTRWVDRFAELRVHVDVLVRAEIGGHTPDVPGALERLNVLAAAAPPAPCAVRGEDGHLVRALGAPPECAALLAALARDAVELLTDPVARGRLRQCEGDHCHRVYLDTSRGGRRRWCSSEVCGNRERVARHRARTGRSREKSRPC comes from the coding sequence ATGGGCGGCGAGCGGTGGTTCGACTCCGGGCGGCACTGTCTGGACCTGATGGCGGAGCCACCCGTGGGCCCCGAGCGGCTCGCCCGCTGGCTGGTCGCCTGCGGGCTCGTCCCGCCGGGGACCCGGCTCACCGGGGTCGACACCCGGTGGGTGGACCGGTTCGCCGAACTCCGCGTCCACGTCGACGTCCTGGTCCGCGCCGAGATCGGCGGCCACACCCCCGACGTGCCCGGCGCCCTGGAACGCCTCAACGTCCTGGCCGCGGCCGCGCCGCCCGCCCCCTGCGCCGTACGGGGCGAGGACGGGCACCTCGTACGGGCGCTGGGGGCGCCGCCCGAGTGCGCCGCGCTCCTCGCCGCCCTGGCGCGCGACGCCGTCGAACTGCTCACCGACCCCGTGGCGCGGGGCCGGCTGCGCCAGTGCGAGGGCGACCACTGCCACCGCGTCTACCTGGACACCTCCCGTGGCGGGCGGCGCCGTTGGTGCTCCAGCGAGGTGTGCGGCAACCGCGAGCGCGTGGCCCGGCACCGGGCCCGCACCGGAAGGTCCCGGGAAAAATCCCGGCCCTGTTGA
- the smpB gene encoding SsrA-binding protein SmpB, whose translation MAKEKGRKLIAQNKKARHDYHILDTYECGLVLTGTEVKSLRQGRASLVDGFVQIDGHEAWLHNVHVPEYSQGTWTNHSARRKRKLLLHRVEIDKLESKSQETGHTIVPLSLYFKDGRAKVEVALAKGKKEYDKRQTLREQQDRREADRAMSAVRRRQRG comes from the coding sequence ATGGCTAAGGAAAAAGGGCGCAAGCTGATCGCGCAGAACAAGAAGGCGCGGCACGACTACCACATCCTGGACACCTACGAGTGCGGTCTGGTGCTGACCGGTACCGAGGTGAAGTCGCTGCGTCAGGGGCGCGCCTCGCTGGTGGACGGCTTCGTGCAGATCGACGGGCACGAGGCGTGGCTGCACAACGTGCACGTCCCGGAGTACAGCCAGGGCACCTGGACCAACCACTCCGCGCGGCGCAAGCGGAAGCTGCTGCTGCACCGTGTGGAGATCGACAAGCTGGAGTCCAAGTCCCAGGAGACGGGTCACACGATCGTGCCGCTGTCCCTGTACTTCAAGGACGGCCGGGCGAAGGTCGAGGTCGCCCTGGCGAAGGGCAAGAAGGAGTACGACAAGCGGCAGACCCTGCGGGAGCAGCAGGACCGGCGCGAGGCCGACCGGGCCATGTCGGCGGTCCGCCGCCGCCAGCGCGGCTGA
- a CDS encoding MFS transporter codes for MSPHPTKAAPVPAVTPDALVLAPRYTEPRRAPRPRNPYLRLFSLPGTRAFTVGNFVARIPMGMFTVSAVIMIADSRGSYALAGAVTATGLAATAVVAPFTARLVDRYGQARVALPATLIAALGSLALLLCVHYDAPAWTLFAAYAATATTPNLGGLSRARWSHLYRDDPAAVHTANAFEQAVDELCFMLGPVLAAFLCAALFPEAGTLTGALLLLTGMAVFTAQRATEPPPAPRPAGTRARSPLRTRGMPALLAVFLATGAIFGSMEIVTLAFVDGPVAGPVMALQAFGSFLAGLVYGSARPAVDVRRRLLVCLAAMTALMALPLLASRTGSLLVLAGGLLLAGMATAPTMVTGMTLVQRLTPAGQLNEGMTLAVTALLGGISAGAATGGWLVEHAGAGSAYTLPVAAAGLALCLAAAASTSSRHDKGPAT; via the coding sequence ATGTCCCCGCACCCGACGAAGGCCGCGCCCGTGCCGGCCGTGACGCCCGACGCCCTGGTCCTGGCTCCCCGCTACACCGAGCCCCGCAGGGCGCCTCGCCCCCGCAACCCCTACCTGCGCCTGTTCTCGCTGCCCGGCACCCGGGCGTTCACCGTCGGCAACTTCGTCGCCCGCATCCCGATGGGGATGTTCACCGTGAGCGCGGTCATCATGATCGCCGACTCGCGCGGCTCGTACGCGCTGGCGGGCGCCGTCACGGCGACCGGCCTGGCCGCCACGGCGGTCGTGGCCCCGTTCACGGCCCGCCTGGTCGACCGGTACGGCCAGGCGCGTGTCGCGCTCCCGGCCACGCTGATCGCGGCCCTGGGCTCCCTGGCGCTGCTGCTCTGCGTGCACTACGACGCACCGGCCTGGACGCTGTTCGCCGCGTACGCCGCGACGGCGACGACCCCGAACCTGGGGGGCCTGTCCCGCGCCCGCTGGTCGCACCTCTACCGGGACGACCCGGCGGCCGTGCACACGGCGAACGCCTTCGAGCAGGCCGTGGACGAGCTGTGCTTCATGCTCGGCCCGGTCCTCGCGGCCTTCCTGTGCGCGGCGCTGTTCCCGGAGGCGGGCACCCTCACGGGCGCGCTGCTCCTCCTGACCGGCATGGCGGTCTTCACCGCGCAGCGCGCGACCGAGCCCCCGCCGGCCCCGCGCCCGGCCGGGACCCGCGCCCGCTCCCCGCTGCGCACCCGGGGAATGCCGGCCCTCCTGGCGGTCTTCCTGGCGACGGGGGCGATCTTCGGCTCGATGGAGATCGTGACGCTGGCCTTCGTGGACGGCCCGGTCGCGGGCCCGGTCATGGCGCTCCAGGCGTTCGGCTCGTTCCTGGCGGGCCTCGTGTACGGCTCCGCGCGCCCGGCCGTGGACGTACGGCGCCGGCTGCTGGTGTGCCTGGCCGCGATGACCGCCCTGATGGCGCTGCCGCTCCTGGCCTCACGCACGGGCTCGCTCCTCGTCCTGGCGGGCGGCCTGCTGCTGGCGGGCATGGCGACGGCACCGACGATGGTGACGGGCATGACCCTGGTGCAGCGCCTGACCCCGGCCGGGCAGCTGAACGAGGGCATGACGCTGGCGGTGACCGCCCTCCTGGGCGGCATCTCGGCCGGCGCGGCGACGGGCGGCTGGCTCGTGGAGCACGCGGGCGCGGGGTCCGCGTACACCCTGCCGGTGGCGGCGGCGGGCCTGGCCCTGTGCCTGGCGGCGGCCGCGTCCACCTCGTCGAGGCACGACAAAGGCCCGGCCACCTGA
- a CDS encoding sigma-70 family RNA polymerase sigma factor: MRKDAAVADDRRRTHRARHRAESRVDVPAPDEELMRSLYREHAGPLLAYVLRLVAGDRQRAEDVVQETLIRAWKNAGQLNRATGSVRPWLVTVARRIVIDGHRSRQARPQEVDPSPLEVMPAEDEIDKALWLMTLSDALDDLTPAHREVLIETYFKGRTVNEAAETLGIPSGTVRSRVFYALRSMKLALEERGVSA; this comes from the coding sequence GTGCGCAAGGATGCCGCCGTGGCCGATGACCGTCGGAGGACGCATCGGGCGCGGCATCGTGCGGAGTCACGTGTCGACGTCCCCGCCCCGGACGAGGAGTTGATGCGTTCCCTCTACCGCGAGCACGCCGGCCCCCTGCTCGCCTATGTGCTCCGCCTCGTCGCCGGCGACCGCCAGCGCGCCGAGGACGTCGTACAGGAGACGCTCATCCGTGCCTGGAAGAACGCCGGTCAGCTCAACCGGGCGACCGGCTCTGTCAGACCCTGGCTGGTGACGGTCGCCCGGCGCATCGTCATCGACGGCCACCGCAGCCGGCAGGCCCGGCCGCAGGAGGTCGATCCGTCGCCGCTGGAGGTCATGCCCGCGGAGGACGAGATCGACAAGGCGCTGTGGCTGATGACGCTCTCCGACGCCCTCGACGATTTGACCCCGGCTCACCGGGAAGTCCTGATCGAGACGTATTTCAAGGGGCGTACGGTCAACGAGGCTGCCGAGACCCTCGGCATACCCAGCGGGACCGTACGGTCCCGGGTGTTCTACGCACTGCGTTCCATGAAGCTCGCTCTGGAGGAGAGGGGGGTGTCGGCATGA
- a CDS encoding GNAT family protein: MTDTTGTGPYVRPAGPSDAAALAAALLRNRARMRPYEPRRDEAFYTADVQAARLAAPGTRSWLVVDGDRVVGAATLSGIALGAFRSAFLGYWTDGAYTGRGLATRAVHEVCRAAREDLGLHRIEAGTLPDNAASQRVLARCGFERIGTAPRYLHIDGAWRDHHLFQRVLHDDPPPGMCVGFRGTAGTGNLKADDS; this comes from the coding sequence ATGACCGACACCACCGGCACCGGCCCGTACGTCCGCCCCGCCGGGCCGTCCGACGCGGCCGCGCTCGCCGCGGCGCTGCTGCGCAACCGCGCCCGCATGCGGCCCTACGAGCCGCGCAGGGACGAGGCGTTCTACACCGCCGACGTCCAGGCCGCGCGGCTGGCGGCGCCCGGCACCCGCTCCTGGCTCGTCGTGGACGGCGACCGGGTCGTGGGCGCCGCCACCCTGTCCGGGATCGCCCTCGGCGCCTTCCGCAGCGCCTTCCTCGGCTACTGGACCGACGGCGCGTACACCGGCCGCGGCCTGGCAACCCGGGCTGTCCACGAGGTGTGCCGGGCCGCCCGCGAGGACCTGGGGCTCCACCGGATCGAGGCGGGCACCCTGCCGGACAACGCGGCCTCCCAACGCGTGCTCGCCCGCTGCGGGTTCGAGCGGATCGGCACCGCCCCGCGCTACCTCCACATCGACGGCGCCTGGCGCGACCACCACCTGTTCCAGCGCGTCCTGCACGACGACCCGCCACCGGGGATGTGCGTGGGGTTCCGGGGAACCGCCGGGACGGGCAACCTGAAGGCGGACGACTCCTGA
- a CDS encoding nitrate/nitrite transporter yields MGGPTGGRWIQEWDPENETFWKEKGERIANRNLLFSVISEHIGFSIWTLWSVMVLFMGPEYGIDPAGKFFLIAVATLVGALIRIPYTFAVARFGGRNWTIFSAVLLLLPTGAAYAVMEPGTSYTTFLLVAALTGVGGGNFASSMTNINAFFPLHRKGWALGLNAGGGNIGVPVVQLVGLAVIGTAGAAHPRIVLGIYVPLIVVAAVCAALFMDNLAPVKNDTGAAKEAVREGHTWIMAFLYIGTFGSFIGYSFAFGLVLQTQFGRTPLQAASLTFIGPLLGSLIRPVGGSLADRYGGARITLGTFAAMAAATGVVVYASLIESLTVFLVGFIALFVLSGLGNGSTYKMIPAIFKAKAYASGLIGEEADAYGRRLSGASMGLIGAIGAVGGLGINLAFRQSFQTGGTGTAAFVAFLLFYGACMAVTWAVYLRKPLARPTEVPAQRQLSYSEV; encoded by the coding sequence ATGGGTGGACCCACCGGCGGACGATGGATCCAGGAATGGGATCCGGAGAACGAGACCTTCTGGAAGGAGAAGGGCGAGCGGATCGCCAACCGCAACCTGCTCTTCTCCGTGATCTCCGAGCACATCGGCTTCTCCATCTGGACCCTGTGGTCCGTGATGGTGCTGTTCATGGGGCCCGAGTACGGCATCGACCCGGCCGGCAAGTTCTTCCTGATCGCGGTCGCGACCCTGGTCGGCGCGCTCATCCGCATCCCGTACACCTTCGCCGTCGCCCGGTTCGGCGGCCGCAACTGGACGATCTTCAGCGCCGTCCTGCTCCTCCTGCCGACCGGCGCCGCCTACGCGGTGATGGAGCCCGGCACGTCGTACACGACCTTCCTGCTGGTCGCCGCCCTCACCGGCGTCGGCGGCGGCAACTTCGCCTCGTCGATGACCAACATCAACGCCTTCTTCCCGCTCCACCGCAAGGGCTGGGCCCTCGGCCTCAACGCGGGCGGCGGCAACATCGGCGTCCCGGTCGTCCAGCTCGTCGGCCTCGCCGTCATCGGCACCGCGGGAGCCGCCCACCCGAGGATCGTCCTCGGCATCTACGTGCCGCTGATCGTCGTCGCCGCCGTGTGCGCCGCCCTGTTCATGGACAACCTCGCGCCCGTGAAGAACGACACCGGAGCCGCCAAGGAGGCCGTCCGCGAAGGCCACACCTGGATCATGGCGTTCCTGTACATCGGCACCTTCGGCTCGTTCATCGGCTACAGCTTCGCCTTCGGTCTCGTCCTCCAGACCCAGTTCGGCCGGACCCCGCTCCAGGCCGCGTCGCTGACCTTCATCGGCCCCCTCCTCGGCTCCCTCATCCGGCCGGTCGGCGGCTCCCTCGCCGACCGCTACGGCGGCGCCCGCATCACGCTGGGCACCTTCGCCGCCATGGCCGCCGCGACCGGCGTCGTCGTCTACGCCTCGCTGATCGAGTCGCTGACCGTCTTCCTCGTCGGGTTCATCGCCCTGTTCGTGCTGAGCGGCCTCGGCAACGGCTCGACGTACAAGATGATCCCCGCGATCTTCAAGGCCAAGGCGTACGCCTCCGGCCTCATCGGCGAGGAGGCCGACGCGTACGGTCGCCGGCTCTCCGGCGCCTCCATGGGCCTGATCGGCGCGATCGGCGCCGTCGGCGGACTCGGCATCAACCTCGCCTTCCGCCAGTCCTTCCAGACCGGCGGGACCGGCACGGCGGCCTTCGTCGCCTTCCTGCTCTTCTACGGCGCGTGCATGGCCGTGACCTGGGCGGTATACCTTCGCAAGCCGCTGGCCAGGCCCACCGAGGTGCCCGCGCAGCGGCAGCTCAGCTACTCCGAGGTGTGA
- a CDS encoding zf-HC2 domain-containing protein translates to MTPHGYGDESVHEAVGAYALGILDDADATAFEAHLAGCGLCAARLEEFAGMEPLLAMLAEPPGPAERPAVLPPAPPALARPGPPLLDRLVDEVGAQRAKRRRRTRYLVAAAAALIIGGPAVAVAALAGDDTRTSQAADPHPTSPAEDAFFHHMEEKVAATDATTKVSATVGMEKKAWGTHAVLELKNVKGPLKCNLIAVSKTGEEEVVTSWGVPKWGYGIPDSPNELSKNPLYVHGGAAMDRGDIDHFEVRTFDGRPLVEVPVPARA, encoded by the coding sequence ATGACGCCGCACGGGTACGGCGACGAGTCCGTGCACGAGGCCGTCGGCGCGTACGCCCTGGGCATCCTCGACGACGCCGACGCCACCGCCTTCGAGGCGCACCTGGCGGGGTGCGGGCTGTGCGCCGCCCGGCTGGAGGAGTTCGCCGGAATGGAGCCGCTGCTCGCCATGCTGGCCGAGCCGCCGGGCCCCGCCGAGCGGCCCGCCGTCCTGCCGCCCGCGCCACCGGCCCTTGCCCGCCCCGGGCCGCCGCTCCTGGACCGGCTCGTCGACGAGGTCGGCGCGCAGCGGGCCAAGCGGCGGCGCCGCACGCGCTACCTGGTCGCCGCGGCGGCCGCGCTGATCATCGGCGGCCCCGCCGTCGCCGTGGCCGCCCTGGCGGGCGACGACACCCGCACCAGCCAGGCCGCCGACCCGCACCCGACGAGCCCGGCGGAGGACGCGTTCTTCCACCACATGGAGGAGAAGGTGGCGGCCACCGACGCCACGACCAAGGTCAGCGCGACCGTCGGCATGGAGAAGAAGGCCTGGGGCACCCACGCGGTCCTGGAGCTCAAGAACGTCAAGGGTCCCCTCAAGTGCAACCTGATCGCCGTCTCCAAGACGGGCGAGGAGGAGGTCGTGACCTCCTGGGGCGTCCCGAAGTGGGGCTACGGCATCCCCGACAGTCCGAACGAACTGTCGAAGAACCCGCTGTACGTCCACGGCGGCGCGGCGATGGACCGCGGCGACATCGACCACTTCGAGGTCCGCACCTTCGACGGCCGCCCCTTGGTGGAGGTCCCGGTCCCGGCCCGCGCCTGA
- a CDS encoding LysR family transcriptional regulator gives MAADIEPRLLRAFTAVAEELHFTRAAARLYVAQQALSRDIRRLERDLGTELFVRTTRQVGLTTDGERLLPYARAVLAAYDDLADAFAGGTAPRALLVDLNTPGMSTARVLDRARELAPHCELMARFESGLTGAAAEILAGRLDVSFGRVAGLDAAVRARLAWQPVRYEPMAVILPEDHPLADRPEIPLSALAGEAVYAGAGNPRTLEWTDLAARLFAGHGIRVAPPAPLAVGHEEFRRVMAKTRTPVLVVIDFPAMPGTVLRPLVDPVPLSPVALVWRKGLKHPGLDALRAAAEERATRENWLVVPDGAWLPETDATLMRRAGGAGALTQRPHAG, from the coding sequence GTGGCCGCCGACATCGAACCGCGCCTGCTGCGCGCCTTCACCGCCGTCGCCGAGGAACTGCACTTCACCCGTGCCGCCGCCCGGCTCTACGTCGCCCAGCAGGCCCTCAGCCGCGACATCCGCCGCCTGGAGCGCGACCTGGGCACCGAGCTGTTCGTCCGCACCACCCGGCAGGTCGGCCTGACCACGGACGGTGAGCGGCTGCTGCCGTACGCGCGGGCCGTCCTCGCCGCGTACGACGACCTCGCCGACGCCTTCGCCGGCGGGACGGCGCCGCGCGCCCTGCTCGTCGACCTCAACACGCCCGGCATGAGCACCGCCCGTGTCCTCGACCGCGCCCGCGAGCTGGCGCCCCACTGCGAACTGATGGCCCGCTTCGAGAGCGGGCTGACCGGCGCGGCCGCCGAGATCCTCGCCGGCCGGCTGGACGTCTCCTTCGGCCGGGTCGCCGGGCTCGACGCCGCGGTCCGCGCCCGGCTCGCCTGGCAGCCCGTACGGTACGAGCCGATGGCCGTGATCCTGCCCGAGGACCACCCGCTCGCCGACCGTCCCGAGATCCCGCTGTCCGCCCTCGCGGGCGAGGCCGTGTACGCCGGGGCCGGCAACCCGCGCACCCTGGAGTGGACCGACCTCGCCGCCCGGCTCTTCGCCGGGCACGGCATCCGCGTCGCCCCGCCCGCGCCCCTCGCCGTCGGCCACGAGGAGTTCCGCCGGGTCATGGCCAAGACCCGTACCCCCGTCCTCGTCGTCATCGACTTCCCGGCCATGCCCGGCACCGTCCTGCGCCCCCTCGTCGACCCCGTACCCCTGTCACCCGTGGCACTGGTGTGGCGCAAGGGACTGAAGCATCCTGGGCTGGACGCGCTGCGCGCCGCCGCCGAAGAACGCGCCACCCGCGAGAACTGGCTGGTCGTGCCCGACGGCGCCTGGCTCCCGGAGACCGACGCGACCCTGATGCGCCGGGCCGGCGGAGCCGGGGCGCTCACACAGCGCCCGCACGCCGGGTGA